A genomic segment from Sparus aurata chromosome 10, fSpaAur1.1, whole genome shotgun sequence encodes:
- the six7 gene encoding SIX homeobox 7, whose protein sequence is MFPLPMFTPDQVARVCENLEETGDIERLGRFLWSLPAAVPGSAGEALNRHESVMRARALVAFHGGNFDALYQILQSHRFTRESHAKLQDLWLDAHYREAERLRGRPLGPVEKYRIRKKFPLPRTIWDGEQKTHCFKERTRSLLREWYLQDPYPNPSRKRHLAQATGLTPTQVGNWFKNRRQRDRAASAKNRIQQDSSLLPSESSPDGSHQERRHHPHLLPSSPHHLGSPEASDCSTETERRGTGASTPDISVSSDSEFES, encoded by the exons ATGTTCCCACTGCCGATGTTCACGCCGGACCAGGTCGCTCGGGTGTGCGAGAACTTGGAGGAGACCGGAGACATCGAGCGCCTCGGCAGGTTCCTCTGGTCCCTGCCCGCCGCCGTGCCCGGCTCAGCCGGGGAGGCGCTGAACCGACACGAGTCGGTGATGCGAGCGCGAGCGCTGGTCGCCTTCCACGGAGGAAACTTTGACGCTCTGTATCAGATCCTCCAGAGCCACCGGTTTACGCGCGAGTCGCACGCCAAGCTCCAAGACCTGTGGCTGGACGCGCACTACCGAGAGGCGGAGAGGCTCCGAGGGCGGCCGCTGGGACCGGTGGAGAAGTACCGGATCCGCAAGAAGTTCCCCCTGCCCCGCACCATCTGGGACGGCGAGCAGAAGACGCACTGTTTCAAG gaaagAACTCGCAGTTTATTGAGAGAGTGGTACCTCCAGGACCCCTATCCCAATCCGTCCAGGAAGCGCCACTTGGCCCAGGCGACGGGACTAACACCCACACAGGTCGGCAACTGGTTCAAGAACCGCCGCCAAAGAGACCGCGCTGCATCTGCAAAGAACAG aATACAGCAGGATTCCTCCCTCCTGCCCTCTGAGAGCTCACCTGACGGCTCCCATCAGGAGCGCCGCCATCACCCCCACTTGTTGCCTAGCTCCCCTCACCACCTGGGCAGCCCGGAGGCCAGCGATTGTAGCACGGAGACAGAGCGCAGAGGAACAGGAGCCTCCACTCCGGACATCTCAGTCAGCAGCGATAGCGAGTTTGAGTCTTGA